The segment AATTAGTAGGGCACAAAATTTATACTAAAAACCTATACTGTGTGAGTATTTTTACTAGTGACTACAATTTATAAATGTCTTATTTGCCAAAGTAAACAACAAATTTAATGAAGCTTATCGTTTAAAGTAAGTATACCTTGTACATGGGTAATCCATGGAACTTGTCTGTGACCACAACTAATCTGAATTGAGACTTTTCTGCTTGGTCTATTTCATTTATAACATCTACGTGTGTCGTTTGCAAGGTGACTTGCAATTTCTTCTTAATTGTGTTCTCTACTGCCCCAGACTTATTTCTTATACTATAAAATACACCTGTAACAGAGTAAATTCAAAAAGACAagtgtgatttatttattataaactacGATTATTTCATGAAGAACCTTCATACCTGTAGTATGGGATGCATTTTTCAAGgactttaaaatattaataaacataTTACCGCTCTAAATTTTTAATGTtctggtaataaataaataaaaatatactctGTTTTGTAAACAtaacctctattttaaaaattttcaataattaaattttgacaTCTGACAGTTCTGgtaagggtgcgcgcccacgggcgacaaagttgctcgacgactgaagctaggaacatactacgcggacgtccgtcgtaaaacgaccgcgaccgcgacctatcagtgtgcacggaacaaaacatccagagagccagatttcgatcggacgtccgtgcgctcaaggccacgtccgcgtccgtcgaccgatagtttgcacggttatgtgtttttccattgtccagattcccgtccgcggtcgattcacgacggacgtccgcgtagtgtgttcatTGTTTTAGTCGtaagcgcactttcatactagcccatggtcGCGACTTGGTCGCGACCAAAGAGTCGCCCGTGGGCGTACCATCTAAATTATGGTTAAGACCTTTTTACATGTTCCACAAACTATAAAGCTCAAGCTCAATCGATGTTGTTGGTGAAAGTCAAGGTCGTTAAGTTTCTGTCCTGAGCCCCCGTAAAATTCAGCAGACTTTTTCTGTAAGCAAATACAACATGAAGGCGTCTCCATTGCCTCCAGTTGGTCTCCTGTTTATTTTCTTCGAGGTACAGAAAAATACACCATATGTACTTATAAAAGAAGTAGAAGTTTAAGGCTCAgtccatttttaaccgacttcaaaaaaggaggaggttctcaattcgactgaatgttttttttttttttttaatttttttgtatgtatgttcctcgatatctccgagaattgtggaccgattttcaaatttttttttttgatcgaacgggtataaccccgagatggtcccattggcaccaagtcagggtctgatgatgggatcctggagaaatcgagggaactcttcaaatgttataggcacatgtaatgtttttagtgtatttttcaaaggtaaaccagtatttacgcctgttggtaataattttatgtggctgagctgatgaaggaaggtcaactcctcaatggttaggagttaaaggataattctttcactagtgtacatgtattcggactgatacatataatatcaataggaaccactaaaaatcaacaaataaataaactttttaacaaaaaataaaaccgccttcaaaaataag is part of the Leguminivora glycinivorella isolate SPB_JAAS2020 chromosome 3, LegGlyc_1.1, whole genome shotgun sequence genome and harbors:
- the LOC125224783 gene encoding bolA-like protein DDB_G0274169; the encoded protein is MFINILKSLKNASHTTGVFYSIRNKSGAVENTIKKKLQVTLQTTHVDVINEIDQAEKSQFRLVVVTDKFHGLPMYKRYNLVNEILKEELQAGTQISSIVAKTPIQWHRSLAAKEHSPDS